A single Thiohalobacter thiocyanaticus DNA region contains:
- the gyrA gene encoding DNA gyrase subunit A, protein MAEFAKEVLPVNLEDEMKQSYLDYAMSVIVGRALPDVRDGLKPVHRRVLFAMSELGNDWNKAYKKSARVVGDVIGKYHPHGDTAVYDTIVRMAQPFSLRYMLVDGQGNFGSIDGDSPAAMRYTEVRMARIAHEMLADIDKETVDFIPNYDETESEPSVFPTRFPNLLVNGSAGIAVGMATNIPPHNLNEVINACIALIDNPEIEIRELMEYIPGPDFPTAGIINGVRGIQEAYLTGRGRVQVRARTEIEEDSKGRETIVVTELPYQVNKARLLEKIAELVKDKKIDGISNLRDESDKDGMRMVIELKRGEVSEVVLNNLYQQTQMQNVFGINMVALVDGQPRLLNLKAILESFIRHRREVVTRRTVFELRKARERAHILEGLAVALANIDEVIELIKTSPSRAEARQGLMGRAWPPGLVLDMLERAGAEASRPDGLAPGLGLTDAGYRLSEAQAQAILELRLHQLTGLEQDKILDEYRELLEKIDDLLAILNSTERLMQVIRDELMQVRDQFGDERRTEIREAEADLALEDLITEEDVVVTLSHAGYAKAQPLSEYSAQRRGGRGKSATSVKQEDFIDKLFIASTHDTILCFSSRGKVYWLKVYQLPVAGRQARGKPIVNLLPLEQGERINAVLPIRDFDTEDFIFMATANGTVKKTPLRAFARPRSSGIIALELRDQDWLIGVAVTDGNQDVMLFTDAGKAIRFKEESVRAMGRTAAGVRGIRLQPDQQVIGMLIAAEGDVLSATEHGYGKRTPIDEYPVHGRGGQGVISVQTNERNGAVVGAKLVSETDEVMLITNMGTLVRTRVDEISRMGRNTQGVRLIRVGEDEKLVGIDAIAEAEEDEEASEGEA, encoded by the coding sequence ATGGCCGAATTCGCCAAAGAAGTCCTGCCCGTCAATCTCGAAGATGAAATGAAGCAGTCCTACCTCGATTACGCCATGAGCGTGATCGTGGGCCGGGCACTGCCGGATGTTCGGGATGGCCTCAAGCCGGTCCACCGGCGCGTGCTCTTCGCCATGAGCGAACTGGGCAACGACTGGAACAAGGCCTATAAGAAGTCGGCCCGCGTGGTCGGTGACGTCATCGGTAAGTACCATCCCCACGGCGACACCGCCGTCTATGACACCATCGTGCGCATGGCGCAGCCGTTTTCGCTGCGCTACATGCTGGTGGACGGCCAGGGCAACTTCGGCTCCATCGACGGCGACTCGCCGGCGGCCATGCGTTACACCGAGGTGCGCATGGCCCGCATCGCCCACGAGATGCTGGCCGACATCGACAAGGAAACGGTCGATTTCATCCCCAACTACGACGAGACCGAGAGCGAACCCTCGGTCTTCCCGACCCGCTTCCCCAATCTGCTGGTCAACGGCTCGGCCGGCATCGCCGTGGGCATGGCGACCAACATCCCGCCGCACAACCTGAACGAAGTCATCAATGCCTGTATCGCGCTGATCGACAATCCCGAGATCGAGATCCGCGAACTGATGGAGTACATCCCGGGCCCGGACTTCCCCACCGCCGGCATCATCAATGGCGTGCGCGGCATCCAGGAGGCCTACCTGACCGGCCGCGGGCGGGTACAGGTGCGCGCCCGCACCGAGATCGAGGAGGACAGCAAGGGTCGCGAGACCATCGTGGTCACCGAACTGCCCTACCAGGTCAACAAGGCCCGCCTGCTGGAGAAGATCGCCGAACTGGTCAAGGACAAGAAGATCGACGGCATCAGCAACCTGCGCGACGAGTCCGACAAGGACGGTATGCGCATGGTGATCGAACTCAAGCGCGGCGAGGTCTCGGAGGTGGTGCTGAACAACCTCTACCAGCAGACCCAGATGCAGAACGTGTTCGGCATCAACATGGTCGCGCTGGTCGACGGCCAGCCGCGGCTGCTGAATCTCAAGGCCATCCTCGAGTCCTTCATCCGCCACCGCCGCGAGGTGGTCACCCGCCGCACCGTGTTCGAGCTGCGCAAGGCGCGCGAGCGGGCCCATATCCTGGAAGGCCTGGCGGTGGCGCTGGCCAACATCGACGAGGTCATCGAACTGATCAAGACCTCGCCCAGCCGCGCCGAGGCCCGTCAGGGCCTGATGGGCCGCGCCTGGCCGCCGGGTCTGGTGCTGGACATGCTGGAGCGCGCCGGTGCCGAGGCCTCGCGCCCCGACGGCCTGGCCCCGGGACTGGGGCTGACCGATGCCGGTTACCGCCTGTCCGAGGCCCAGGCCCAGGCCATCCTGGAACTGCGCCTGCACCAGCTGACCGGGCTGGAGCAGGACAAGATCCTGGACGAGTACCGCGAGTTGCTGGAGAAGATCGACGACCTGCTCGCCATCCTCAACAGCACCGAACGGCTGATGCAGGTCATCCGCGACGAGCTGATGCAGGTGCGCGACCAGTTCGGCGACGAACGCCGCACCGAGATCCGCGAGGCCGAGGCCGACCTGGCGCTGGAGGATCTGATCACCGAGGAAGACGTGGTGGTCACCCTGTCGCACGCCGGTTATGCCAAGGCCCAGCCGCTGAGTGAATACTCCGCCCAGCGCCGCGGCGGGCGCGGCAAGAGCGCGACCAGCGTCAAGCAGGAAGACTTCATTGACAAGCTGTTCATCGCCAGCACCCACGATACGATCCTGTGCTTCTCCAGCCGCGGCAAGGTGTACTGGCTCAAGGTCTATCAGTTGCCGGTGGCCGGGCGCCAGGCCCGCGGCAAGCCCATTGTCAACCTGCTGCCGCTGGAGCAGGGCGAGCGCATCAACGCCGTGCTGCCGATCCGCGATTTCGACACCGAGGATTTCATCTTCATGGCCACCGCCAATGGCACGGTCAAGAAGACCCCGCTGCGCGCCTTCGCCCGGCCGCGCAGCAGCGGCATCATCGCCCTGGAACTGCGCGACCAGGACTGGCTGATCGGCGTGGCCGTCACCGACGGCAACCAGGACGTGATGCTGTTCACCGACGCCGGCAAGGCCATCCGCTTCAAGGAGGAGAGCGTGCGTGCCATGGGCCGCACCGCTGCCGGCGTGCGCGGCATCCGGCTGCAGCCGGACCAGCAGGTCATCGGCATGCTGATCGCCGCCGAGGGCGATGTGCTCAGCGCCACCGAGCACGGTTACGGCAAGCGCACGCCGATCGACGAGTATCCGGTGCATGGCCGCGGCGGCCAGGGCGTGATCTCGGTCCAGACCAACGAGCGCAACGGCGCCGTGGTCGGCGCCAAGCTGGTGAGCGAGACCGACGAGGTCATGCTCATCACCAACATGGGCACCCTGGTGCGTACCCGCGTGGACGAGATCTCGCGCATGGGCCGCAACACCCAGGGCGTGCGCCTGATCCGCGTCGGCGAGGACGAAAAGCTGGTCGGCATCGACGCCATCGCCGAGGCCGAGGAGGATGAGGAAGCCTCCGAAGGCGAGGCGTAG
- the mtnA gene encoding S-methyl-5-thioribose-1-phosphate isomerase, whose protein sequence is MNTPPDSIRAVVWQEGELRLLDQRRLPDAESWLRLDTAAAVADAIRDMVVRGAPAIGIAAAYGVVIAARQRYRENPADWKTALEPDLEQLAAARPTAVNLCWALARMRGLIQCLDGDPVPALTAEAGRIHEEDIAANRRMGELGAAFLDGVEGVLTHCNTGSLATGGFGTALGVIRQAWGEGRIRRVFADETRPWLQGARLTAWELVRDGIPVTLLADAAAAHLMHTGQVQWVIVGSDRIAANGDVANKIGTYGLAVAARHHGVKFMVVAPTSTVDLGTASGADIPIEQRPGEEVLGAGGRHIAAPGAAAWNPAFDITPAELVDVIVTEAGVVERPDRDKLAALMARAAA, encoded by the coding sequence ATGAACACACCCCCTGACAGCATTCGCGCGGTGGTGTGGCAGGAAGGCGAACTGCGCCTGCTCGACCAGCGCCGGCTGCCGGATGCGGAAAGCTGGCTGCGGCTGGATACCGCTGCCGCAGTGGCCGATGCCATTCGCGATATGGTGGTGCGCGGCGCGCCCGCCATCGGCATCGCCGCTGCCTATGGCGTTGTCATCGCCGCGCGGCAGCGCTACCGGGAAAACCCCGCTGACTGGAAGACGGCGCTGGAGCCCGACCTGGAGCAACTGGCCGCCGCGCGGCCCACGGCCGTGAACCTGTGCTGGGCGCTGGCGCGGATGCGCGGTCTGATCCAGTGTCTGGACGGCGACCCGGTACCGGCCCTGACCGCCGAGGCCGGGCGCATCCATGAGGAGGATATCGCCGCCAACCGCCGCATGGGCGAACTGGGTGCGGCCTTCCTCGACGGAGTCGAGGGCGTGCTTACCCATTGCAACACCGGCTCGCTGGCCACCGGCGGCTTCGGCACCGCGCTGGGCGTGATCCGTCAGGCCTGGGGCGAAGGCCGCATCCGGCGCGTGTTCGCCGACGAGACCCGGCCCTGGCTGCAGGGGGCGCGCCTGACGGCATGGGAACTGGTCCGCGACGGCATCCCGGTGACCCTGCTGGCCGATGCCGCCGCCGCACACCTGATGCATACCGGGCAGGTGCAGTGGGTGATCGTCGGTTCCGACCGCATCGCCGCCAACGGCGATGTGGCCAACAAGATCGGCACCTACGGGCTGGCCGTGGCCGCACGCCATCACGGGGTGAAATTCATGGTGGTCGCACCCACCTCCACGGTGGACCTGGGCACCGCCTCCGGCGCCGACATTCCCATCGAACAGCGGCCCGGGGAAGAGGTGCTGGGCGCCGGCGGCCGACATATCGCCGCGCCCGGCGCCGCGGCCTGGAACCCGGCCTTCGACATCACCCCGGCGGAACTGGTGGACGTGATCGTCACCGAAGCCGGGGTGGTGGAACGGCCCGACCGCGACAAGCTGGCCGCGCTGATGGCGCGAGCCGCGGCCTGA
- a CDS encoding response regulator transcription factor yields the protein MRWFRACRAGCARVTDEGIEVRIALLEDDTFQAEALTVWLEAADHQVSVRHDCAGFRAALQEADYDLLILDWILPDGSGLEVLDWLRGERGDTTPVLFITQRDRESDVVTALEHGADDYMAKPVKPLEMLARVTALARRASTPGAQVLEFGPYRIDTASRTLYRDGDRIDLTHKEFDLALYLFRNLGRLISRGRLLEAVWGTRAELNTRTVDTHVSRLRNKLGISPAQGWRLGAVYQHGYRLERLEPQAVEDEA from the coding sequence ATGAGGTGGTTTCGGGCCTGCCGTGCCGGCTGCGCCAGGGTCACAGACGAGGGCATCGAGGTGCGCATCGCTCTACTTGAAGACGACACTTTTCAGGCCGAGGCCCTGACTGTGTGGCTGGAGGCGGCTGACCACCAGGTCAGCGTCCGGCACGACTGCGCCGGATTCCGCGCGGCGCTGCAGGAGGCGGACTACGACCTGCTCATCCTTGACTGGATTCTGCCCGACGGCAGCGGGCTGGAGGTGCTGGACTGGCTGCGCGGCGAACGGGGAGACACGACACCGGTGCTGTTCATCACCCAGCGCGACCGGGAAAGCGATGTGGTGACCGCCCTGGAGCACGGCGCCGACGACTACATGGCCAAGCCGGTCAAGCCGCTGGAGATGCTGGCCCGGGTCACGGCCCTGGCGCGTCGGGCCAGCACGCCGGGGGCGCAGGTGCTGGAGTTCGGTCCCTACCGCATCGATACCGCCAGTCGCACCCTGTACCGGGACGGCGACAGGATCGATCTCACCCACAAGGAATTCGACCTGGCCCTGTACCTGTTCCGCAATCTGGGCCGGCTGATCAGCCGTGGCCGCCTGCTGGAAGCAGTCTGGGGCACCCGGGCCGAACTCAACACCCGTACCGTCGACACCCACGTCAGCCGCCTGCGCAACAAGCTCGGCATCAGCCCGGCGCAGGGCTGGAGGCTGGGCGCGGTCTACCAGCACGGCTACCGGCTGGAACGGCTGGAACCGCAGGCGGTCGAAGACGAAGCATGA
- a CDS encoding OmpA family protein, which produces MNKLSYAILVASTITLTGTATAASERTCSYVYDSAGMVVRDSAGDCVRTSGWRPEGAIAECEPDMKKPEPVAEPEPEPAPVPAPQPVYKTVNLGAGALFDLNSDTLRADGKRELDQLVSDLGQLSDVQSIQIAGHTDSTGDAAYNKDLSVRRANAVKNYLLEKGVDPSIMTTVGWGETKPIADNSTRAGRAQNRRVEITISGEQRVQ; this is translated from the coding sequence ATGAACAAACTCAGCTACGCCATTCTGGTTGCCTCCACCATCACCCTGACCGGCACCGCCACGGCGGCCTCCGAGCGCACCTGCTCCTACGTCTACGATTCCGCCGGGATGGTGGTGCGCGACAGCGCCGGCGACTGCGTACGCACCAGCGGCTGGCGTCCCGAGGGCGCGATTGCCGAGTGCGAACCGGATATGAAGAAGCCCGAGCCGGTCGCCGAACCCGAGCCGGAACCGGCCCCGGTCCCGGCGCCGCAGCCGGTCTACAAGACCGTCAACCTGGGCGCCGGCGCCCTGTTCGACCTGAACAGCGACACACTGCGTGCCGACGGCAAGCGCGAACTGGACCAGCTGGTCTCCGACCTGGGGCAGCTGAGTGACGTGCAGAGTATCCAGATCGCCGGCCACACCGACAGCACCGGCGATGCCGCCTACAACAAGGACCTGTCCGTACGCCGCGCCAACGCGGTCAAGAACTACCTGCTGGAGAAGGGCGTGGATCCCAGCATCATGACCACCGTGGGCTGGGGCGAGACCAAGCCCATCGCTGACAACTCCACCCGTGCCGGCCGTGCCCAGAACCGCCGCGTGGAGATCACCATCAGCGGCGAGCAGCGGGTCCAGTAA
- a CDS encoding mechanosensitive ion channel family protein: protein MDKINEFLQSDFVTTQLIPWAVSLVVALLIFFIGRWIAGKIVNISKRMMARGGMDSMLSNFLGNILYTLLIAVVIIAALDHLGIQTTSLLAVLGAAGLAVGLALKDSLANFSSGVMLIVFRPFREGDYVEAGGVAGTVENVGIFATTMLTPDNREIIVPNGQIYGGTITNVTARETRRLDLVVGISYSDDIRKARELVMEIINQEERILKDPAPVVNVAALGESSIDLNVRPWVNKGDYWNVRADLLETIKTRFDENGISIPFPQQDVYMHEVKSA, encoded by the coding sequence ATGGATAAAATCAACGAATTTCTGCAATCGGATTTCGTCACCACCCAACTGATTCCCTGGGCCGTCAGCCTCGTCGTTGCCCTGCTGATCTTCTTCATCGGCCGCTGGATCGCCGGAAAGATCGTCAACATCAGCAAACGCATGATGGCCCGCGGCGGCATGGACAGCATGCTGTCGAACTTCCTCGGCAATATCCTCTATACCCTGCTGATCGCAGTCGTGATCATCGCCGCCCTCGACCACCTCGGCATCCAGACCACCTCCCTGCTCGCCGTTCTCGGTGCCGCCGGCCTGGCCGTGGGCCTGGCATTGAAGGACTCGCTGGCCAACTTCTCCTCCGGCGTGATGCTGATCGTCTTCCGCCCGTTCCGGGAAGGTGACTATGTGGAGGCCGGCGGCGTCGCCGGGACGGTGGAGAACGTCGGCATCTTCGCCACCACCATGCTCACGCCGGACAACCGCGAGATCATCGTGCCCAACGGCCAGATCTACGGCGGCACCATCACCAACGTCACCGCCCGCGAGACCCGCCGCCTCGACCTGGTGGTGGGCATCAGCTACAGCGACGACATCCGCAAGGCGCGCGAACTGGTCATGGAGATCATCAATCAGGAAGAACGCATCCTGAAGGATCCGGCTCCGGTGGTTAATGTCGCCGCACTGGGCGAGAGCAGCATCGATCTCAATGTGCGGCCCTGGGTCAACAAGGGCGATTACTGGAACGTGCGTGCGGATCTGCTGGAGACCATCAAGACCCGTTTCGATGAGAACGGCATCAGCATCCCGTTCCCGCAGCAGGACGTGTACATGCACGAGGTGAAGTCGGCCTGA
- a CDS encoding TRZ/ATZ family hydrolase, with the protein MQDIDLLLHGRWVIPVEPDEQVLEHHCIAVNDGRILALLPSARAAQHYRAETELHLDHHALIPGLINAHTHTPMNLLRGLADDLPMMEWLHEHIWPAEQRWVNEEFVHDGGLLAMAEMLRGGITCFNDMYFFPEVTARAAAHLGMRACVGLIAIDFPTVYAGDADEYLAKGLALHDSYRNDPLIRTAFAPHAPYSVSDAPLQRIQTLADELDIPVHMHVHETADEVGQGLQQNGERPLARLDRLGLLSPALVGVHMTQLDDDEIARLAETGSHVVHCPESNLKLASGFCPAARLVAAGVNVALGTDGAASNNDLDLFSEMRTAALLGKAVSNDATALPAHTVLRMATLNGARALGLGAETGSLETGKWADITAVDLATLESQPVYHPVSQLVYAAGRHQVSDVWVAGRHLLKDRVLTGLDSDELLDNAARWQAHLAEP; encoded by the coding sequence ATGCAAGACATCGATCTGCTGCTCCATGGCCGCTGGGTGATCCCGGTCGAGCCCGACGAACAGGTGCTCGAGCACCACTGCATCGCCGTCAATGACGGCCGCATCCTCGCCCTGTTGCCCAGCGCCCGGGCCGCGCAGCACTACCGGGCCGAAACCGAACTGCACCTGGACCACCACGCCCTGATCCCGGGCCTGATCAACGCCCATACCCACACCCCGATGAACCTGCTGCGCGGGCTGGCCGACGACCTGCCGATGATGGAGTGGCTGCACGAGCACATCTGGCCGGCCGAGCAGCGCTGGGTCAATGAAGAGTTCGTCCACGACGGCGGCCTGCTGGCCATGGCCGAGATGCTGCGCGGGGGCATCACCTGCTTCAATGACATGTACTTCTTTCCCGAGGTCACGGCCCGCGCCGCCGCCCACCTGGGAATGCGTGCCTGTGTGGGCCTGATCGCCATCGACTTCCCCACCGTCTATGCCGGTGATGCAGACGAATACCTCGCCAAGGGCCTGGCGCTGCACGACAGCTACCGCAACGATCCACTGATCCGCACCGCCTTCGCCCCGCATGCGCCCTACAGCGTCTCCGATGCCCCGCTGCAGCGTATCCAGACCCTGGCCGATGAACTCGACATTCCGGTGCACATGCACGTGCACGAGACCGCCGACGAAGTCGGGCAGGGCCTGCAGCAGAACGGCGAGCGGCCGCTGGCGCGACTGGACCGGCTGGGGCTGCTCTCCCCCGCCCTGGTCGGGGTGCACATGACGCAACTCGACGATGACGAGATCGCGCGCCTGGCCGAGACCGGCAGCCACGTGGTGCACTGCCCCGAATCCAACCTCAAACTGGCCAGCGGCTTCTGCCCGGCAGCCCGGCTGGTGGCGGCCGGCGTCAATGTCGCCCTGGGTACCGACGGCGCGGCCAGCAACAATGACCTGGACCTGTTCAGCGAGATGCGCACCGCTGCCCTGCTGGGCAAGGCGGTCAGCAACGACGCCACCGCCCTGCCCGCCCACACTGTCCTGCGCATGGCCACCCTCAACGGCGCCCGCGCCCTGGGGCTGGGTGCCGAGACCGGCTCGCTGGAGACAGGCAAGTGGGCCGACATCACCGCCGTGGACCTGGCCACGCTGGAGAGCCAGCCGGTCTATCATCCGGTCTCGCAGCTGGTCTATGCCGCCGGCCGCCACCAGGTCAGCGACGTCTGGGTGGCGGGTCGCCACCTGCTCAAGGATCGGGTGCTGACGGGACTGGACAGCGACGAGCTGCTGGACAATGCCGCTCGCTGGCAGGCGCATCTGGCCGAACCGTAG
- the ubiG gene encoding bifunctional 2-polyprenyl-6-hydroxyphenol methylase/3-demethylubiquinol 3-O-methyltransferase UbiG has product MTSHTDNLDPAEIAKFESLAARWWDPHSEFKPLHDINPLRLDYIRQRAPLEGRHVIDVGCGGGLLSEAMARAGATVTGIDMGEAPLSVARLHLLESGLEVDYRQTTAEAVAHEQPGQFDAVTCLEMLEHVPDPAAVIRACAELVKPGGHVFFSTINRNPKAYVFAIIGAEYLLRMLPKGTHDYRKFIRPSELDDWARRAGLELEDLTGMSYNPLTRHYRLGRDVDVNYLACYRKEDGTQD; this is encoded by the coding sequence ATGACCTCCCACACCGACAACCTGGACCCGGCCGAGATCGCCAAGTTCGAGAGCCTGGCCGCACGCTGGTGGGACCCGCACAGCGAGTTCAAGCCGCTGCATGATATCAATCCGCTGCGGCTGGACTACATCCGCCAGCGGGCGCCGCTGGAGGGCCGGCACGTGATTGATGTCGGCTGCGGCGGCGGTCTGCTCAGCGAGGCCATGGCCCGGGCCGGCGCCACGGTCACCGGCATCGACATGGGCGAGGCACCGCTGTCGGTGGCCCGCCTGCACCTGCTGGAATCCGGCCTGGAGGTGGACTATCGCCAGACCACGGCCGAGGCCGTGGCGCACGAGCAGCCCGGACAGTTCGATGCGGTCACCTGCCTGGAGATGCTGGAGCACGTGCCCGATCCGGCCGCGGTGATCCGTGCCTGCGCCGAACTGGTCAAACCCGGCGGGCATGTGTTCTTCTCCACCATCAACCGCAACCCCAAGGCCTACGTCTTCGCCATCATCGGCGCCGAATACCTGCTGCGCATGCTGCCGAAGGGCACCCATGACTACCGCAAGTTCATCCGCCCCTCCGAGCTCGACGACTGGGCCCGCCGGGCCGGACTGGAGCTCGAGGATCTCACCGGCATGAGCTACAACCCGCTCACCCGTCACTACCGCCTGGGCCGGGATGTGGATGTGAACTACCTGGCCTGCTACCGGAAAGAAGACGGCACTCAGGACTGA
- a CDS encoding HAD family hydrolase — MIKTVLFDLDGTLADTAPDLAHALNRTLEAFGRPPLPYERIRPVVSHGGVALLRLGFDLGPGEPGYDERRAHLLEVYRANLTRETRPFPGIPELLDWLEASERSWGVVTNKPAWLTEPLLEQLGLLARAAVVVSGDTVEPNKPHPAPLLHACHQTGSMAGQCIYVGDAERDIQAGRAAGMHTLVALFGYLAAADDPAAWQADGLINAPGDIMEFILSAEASKPSVR, encoded by the coding sequence ATGATCAAAACCGTTCTGTTCGACCTCGACGGCACCCTGGCCGACACGGCGCCGGACCTGGCCCACGCGCTCAACCGCACGCTCGAGGCCTTCGGCCGGCCGCCGCTGCCCTATGAACGCATCCGGCCCGTGGTTTCCCACGGCGGCGTGGCCCTGCTCCGGCTGGGGTTCGATCTCGGTCCCGGCGAGCCCGGCTACGACGAGCGCCGTGCGCACCTGCTCGAGGTCTACCGCGCCAACCTCACCCGGGAGACCCGACCCTTTCCGGGCATCCCGGAACTGCTCGACTGGCTGGAGGCCAGCGAGCGCAGCTGGGGCGTGGTCACCAACAAGCCGGCCTGGCTGACCGAACCCCTGCTGGAACAACTCGGACTGCTGGCGCGCGCCGCCGTGGTGGTCAGCGGCGACACGGTCGAACCGAACAAGCCGCATCCGGCCCCGCTGCTGCATGCCTGCCATCAGACCGGCAGCATGGCCGGGCAGTGTATATACGTAGGCGATGCCGAGCGCGACATCCAGGCAGGGCGGGCCGCGGGTATGCACACCCTGGTCGCGCTGTTCGGCTACCTCGCCGCCGCCGACGATCCGGCCGCCTGGCAGGCCGATGGCCTGATCAACGCGCCTGGAGACATCATGGAGTTCATTCTGAGCGCCGAAGCCAGCAAGCCGTCTGTTCGATAA
- a CDS encoding DNA recombination protein RmuC yields MNDPLLLSLTALAGLLLGTLITWWRLHRRESALREEKEELAAALAAERRAAEERASAYATTREQLGQAFSAMASEALKHNSSEFLKLAQENLQRYQSQAQQDLAQREKAVENLVKPIREALTKTEAEVRRMENERKEAFGALNRHIQTIAESHRLLQTETRNLVQALRRPEVRGQWGELTLKRLAELAGMVEHCDFVEQVHSEGESGRLRPDMVVRMPDSREIIVDAKTPLDAYLSAVEATDDAVRERHLDSHARNVRQRVRELSAKAYWQQFSKSPDFVVLFIPGDQFLSAALDRDHALLEDALANKVVLATPTSLVALLRAVGYGWRQAVLAENAEHIRQVGEEVYSRLGTFAEHLGRLGKSLDSSVNAYNKAVGSFDSRVLPGLRKFTEMGISAKKEAGPLDQIERAPRQVEGRDEAADTPPDVPHEPS; encoded by the coding sequence ATGAACGATCCTCTGCTGTTGAGCCTCACCGCCCTGGCCGGCCTGCTGCTGGGAACACTGATTACCTGGTGGCGCCTGCACCGTCGCGAGTCCGCCCTGCGTGAGGAAAAGGAGGAACTGGCCGCCGCGCTGGCCGCGGAACGCCGCGCCGCCGAGGAACGCGCCAGCGCCTATGCAACCACCCGCGAGCAACTCGGTCAGGCCTTCAGCGCCATGGCCAGCGAGGCGCTCAAGCACAACAGCAGCGAGTTCCTCAAGCTGGCGCAGGAAAACCTGCAACGCTACCAGTCCCAGGCCCAGCAGGATCTGGCCCAGCGCGAGAAGGCAGTGGAGAACCTGGTCAAGCCCATCCGCGAGGCCCTGACCAAGACCGAGGCCGAGGTCCGGCGCATGGAGAACGAACGCAAGGAGGCCTTCGGCGCGCTGAATCGCCACATCCAGACCATCGCCGAATCCCACCGCCTGCTGCAGACCGAGACCCGAAACCTGGTGCAGGCGCTGCGCCGCCCCGAGGTGCGCGGCCAGTGGGGCGAACTGACGCTCAAGCGCCTGGCCGAACTGGCCGGCATGGTCGAGCACTGCGACTTCGTTGAGCAGGTGCACAGCGAAGGCGAATCCGGCCGGCTGCGGCCCGACATGGTGGTGCGCATGCCCGACAGCCGCGAGATCATCGTCGATGCCAAGACCCCGCTGGATGCCTACCTCAGCGCGGTCGAGGCCACCGACGACGCGGTGCGCGAGCGCCATCTCGACAGCCATGCCCGCAACGTGCGTCAGCGGGTGCGCGAGCTTTCCGCCAAGGCCTACTGGCAGCAGTTCAGCAAATCGCCGGACTTCGTGGTGCTGTTCATCCCCGGCGATCAGTTCCTCAGTGCCGCGCTCGACCGCGACCACGCGCTGCTGGAGGACGCCCTGGCCAACAAGGTGGTACTGGCCACCCCCACCAGCCTGGTGGCCCTGCTGCGTGCCGTCGGCTACGGCTGGCGGCAGGCGGTGCTGGCCGAGAACGCCGAGCATATCCGCCAGGTCGGCGAGGAGGTCTACAGCCGCCTGGGCACCTTCGCCGAACACCTGGGGCGGCTGGGCAAGAGTCTGGACAGCAGCGTGAATGCCTATAACAAGGCAGTGGGCTCCTTCGACAGCCGGGTGCTGCCGGGCCTGCGCAAGTTCACCGAGATGGGCATCAGCGCGAAGAAGGAAGCCGGCCCGCTGGACCAGATCGAACGCGCCCCGCGCCAGGTGGAGGGCCGCGACGAGGCCGCCGATACGCCGCCCGATGTCCCGCATGAGCCATCCTGA